The genome window CCCAAAAAACCGTTAGCCTCTTTCTGCCAGGCTTCGACAAAAAGCAAGTCAAGCTCACCCAGTCTGGGCCAGAAGTCACGATTGATGCAGGCGATCAGCGCCGCAACCTGTTTCTGCCTCCCGAACTGAGTGGTAGAAAGGCTACAGGCGCCAAATTCCACGAAGGACACCTGATCGTCTCCTTCGGCTAACGCCTGCTGTATTGATGCTTTTAGATGGGTCGCCCGGGATTCGAACCCGGAACAAATCGGTTAAAAGCCGAGTACTCTACCGTTGAGTTAGCGACCCTCGTTTGCCAGAGAGCAAAGCTCTCAAGCCTTAATCAGGTTAACACGTTGCCTTGCACATCGTTCAAGGTCGCCAGAGATAATCAGCCACCGATTGAGACACAGGCTGGGGCAAATCCGGTACCGCCCCAACACTGAGCAAAACGCTACGCTGCCGCACATCAGGCAGACGCCGAGCCACCCGTGAGGGAATGCCAAACCCATAGGCAATGTGGCTGCTACCAGCCAGCACCACTACCAGACCTTGGGGCTGTGCCCGCACGGTGTCTGCAACTGTCTCAGCCATCGTCTCATCCCACAAAATTTGAGCTGTGAGAAAGTTGGTGAACGCTGCACTCCGACGGGTATTGGGTGCGTGCGCCTCAAAGCTCCTTTGCAGCCAGGCTCGATAGGGGCCATCCCTGTCCACCTGGATTTCACGCGGTAGCTGACCCCGCAACTCGGGAGAAACTGCTGCCAAGCCCTGTCGAGCTACCATCCGGGTCAGTTCTATAGGCGCGTTGAGCGCAATCAGGGGCAGGTTATGCTGACGTGCAAACTCCAGAATCGGCACAATCAGCTGCCAATCGAAGCCCCAGCGCTGGTCGTATTCGCTCAGCTGCCGCAGTTGCTCTAGCGTGATTTCTCCCCGTCGGTAGCGATCAAGCTGCGGCTGAAACGGACGCTGAAACATCTCTAGGCCAATCGCCAACCGAGGCTGACGCTGGTACAGTTGCTCCAGAATTTCTAGCTGCGCCCGGTGGTCTTCGACGCTGTCATGGGTTTCACCCAGATAAACCACTTGGGCCTTAGCCAGATCTGTGATCACTTGCTCAGCACTCTGGCCCTGTCGCTCGGGCAACCTCAAAGGCTCAGCCATCGCTACCAAGCTGGGGAGCCACAAGCCACTGCAAAGCAGAAGAGTCAACAGCCAGCGCATCAGGTCGCCTTGAAACGGGGACGCAGGATACCCGGAGCTGCTACGGGAGCCATCGGCAAGGGCACAGCCTCCTGCACAGGGAGAACGGTATAAGCGCCTGCCCAAGTCGCTAGTAACTGGTCCGCCAAGGCCACCGGCTCAGTAGCGTAGCGCAGCCGCCAAGACACAGGCACATCGGTCCAACCGTTATAGGCACCAGAAAGGCCACCGCACAGGCTAGCCAGAATTGACGCCGGATTGCCGCAGCGCACAGCTCGTCGGATTGATAGAGAGAAATCGTCTGGCGTGCTCAAGAAGCAGTAGAAGGCCAGGGCAATGATCGCTGCCGGATCCTGATGCAGGGGAAGCCGCAAACGAGCCGTTTCTAGATCTGCGCCCGCTTCCAGTAGAGCTTGAGCATCTTGTAAGCGTGCACTCAGTGGGGCCGCCTCGTCTTGCAGATACTCCAGCGTCCGAGGCAGCAACCGTTCGGGTTCTAGCTCGTTGCGAAGCGCAATCGCAATTGCGTGGGCAATGGCCAAAGCGCCATACCAAGCATCCAGCGTGTTGTGAGTCAGCACAACTGTCTGGTAGACCTTCTCGCGCAGCACAGCCAGGTTTTCGTGAAAAAACAGGGCGACCGGCACGATCCGCGCCAGCCCTGGTAGGGCGCGAGCCGTGGTACCTGTCCCACTAGCCTGATGCCAGGGAATCCCCGCCCTCAAACGGCTAATCGCTGCTGTGGTCGCTTCATCCAGCAAGGTCTCGGCAATCGCTGGTTCCCCAGGGCGGGGTACATTTCCACTCAGACTCGGCGCACTTTGACGCCAATGCACCAGTTGCTCACCTAAATCTTGTGGATCTACGTCGCCCTTGCGGATCAAACTCGCAGCGTAAATCTGCGCCAGTTGCTGACTTTGCAGCACGATCTCCCGCTGCGAGCTAGAGACAGTACGTCTCGGGCTCAAAGGTTGCTGATATTCGGCCAGAACCCCATAGGCTTCGCCAACCAAAGCTCCGCAAAAGGCGCCACGGAAGCGGTTGCGCAGGGAAGATTTCATGATGACCAGGCTGACGTTATAGAAGCTTAGCCGAAATCCCTAGGTCTGGCGGCTGTGCCTGTGGGTGGAATCGGCCCTCTGAGACAGCAGGGATCAGCTACACCGCTTAGGAGTCTAAGCGCGATGGCCTGTGATCGAGATGACAACTTCGCCGTGACAGCTGTCACCAGGCCAACGCCGTTCGCCCTGCATACTGACTAGAAGAAACAGGTTTTAACGACGTTATTAGGAGGCTCCATGAGTATTCAGCAGCTTGTCATGCAGGCCCTATCCGCTCGCCAGCTCTCTAGCTTGGCTGAATGGCGGATTAGCCAATTACTGAGCAATCGTCAGCACACACCCGCTGATCTCAATGCTCTGAACCGTCTGATGGACGCTCTTGAATGCGGCGAAGTGACAGTGACCTACTCCGAGCAAATCGCCAGCTAAAGCTAGTCTAGAGCAGCCCCGTTCGGCTCAAATCTGAGCAACGGATTTGGCTAAAGCTTTGACCGAGACCTTAACTAGAAGCGCTGACTGAAGTATTGGTATCCAATGACTTCAATCCACTACTCCAAACGCAGATCAGCTCCCCGTGAGTCTTGTGGAATGAAGACTCGATCTGTGGGTAAGGGTGCGATGGGTTCGCTCAGTAGAAATTCCCCAGCTTCGATCCAGCTTTTGAGCGTTTCAGCTACAGCTCGGGAGAGTGGGATGCTAGCCAGGGGAGCGGTGCGTACGGCGCGACCATCAATCGTAATTCTTCCAGACTTGAGTTGAGCATAGCTAACCAGGCCGAAGGTAGGCCGAACTCGTCTGGGAATTGAGAAGTCCATTACGGGAGCAACCAGGTCTTGATCCTGGACCGCTGCTTGAGCAACGACCGTTTCATCGAGCACGGGCAACGGTAGTCCTACGCCTAGCATCAGCGAAGGGCCATAGCCTCGAAAATAGCAACCCCGAACCCACTCGCTACTCATTTGGCGCGCGTCACCAATTAGCGCCACAGTTGCAGCAGGCCCGATTGGTGTGCGGTTAGGCAACCGCTTCTGGAGCGGGAAATGTTGAGTTCCTTCCCAGGCGATGTAGCCGATGCCACCTCCTAAAAAGATGCGACTGCCTACACCCACTGCACGCAGATCTGGATCATTGAGCAGCGGCGACAAAGCACCAGGATTGGCGTAGACAGCATTGCCTAAACGAGGTTGCAGTGGCCCCAGATAGGTGTAGAGCGGGCGATCACCTCCATTCACGCCCACAATAAAGTTTTGGTACAGATTGCGTGGGTTAAACAGATAAAACTGGTTGATCGTGTCGCGGTTGATGGTGGTCTCAAAACTGCCACGGGGATAGCAATCTGTGGGCTGAGCAATGGCGCGTAGGTTAACCGATTTACCTGCAATCAAGTCCGCAATGACATGTCCACCGCCGCGACGGGGGCTGCCTTCCTCCGCCTCGGCTTCCTGAGCGGCCCCTAAGTACAAATCCACTGCCCCGAAGCCTGTGTAGGCTAAAACGCCATCCAGCCAACAACTACGGATTTTGATCGGGGGGTCCGTTTGGCCGAGGTTCAGAATAGCGCCGGAGGACTCCATCGGCTCGAAGGTGCCTGTGGTGATTACATCGACTTCACGCGCGGTCTGCGCAGTTCCCACCTCCGCCACCCGTGCTTTCAGTTCTTCGACCGTCAGCACTCGGGCCTTGCGCTGTTGAATTTTTTCGTTAATTTCTGCAATTGTTGCCATGAGAAACAGCGTAGCGCCTGATTCGCCAAACCCTAGCCAGAGCGTTATTTAAGAGCTTAAGAAACCCTGAACTCTATCCCGCGGTGCTTACCGCCGGGTTAGCCTTCTTTGACAATTTAAACAGAGGGACATTAACCAGACCTCTAGATTAGTTCTAGATTGGTTATATAAGATACAGATTCCATCCATGTATTGCATTATTGAGACTCCTGAAGACCGTAAGGTCTATCTCTGTGAACGGGATTCTGAGGGACTCCTGAGAATTTGGGATAGTGAAGGCAAAGAAATCTCTATTAACCATGCTCCAAGTCCCCTAGCCGTAGCGAGTGAACTCATGCGGCGGCATCAGGTCGTCACTGCTGTCCGGCGGCGTTACTACGAGCAACAACAGTATCGGGAGCGATTGGAAACCCCACCGGGGGTTGCCGTGGGGATGTTTAAGCTAGTTGTGGTTGGGCTAGTTGCGCTGGCGGTTGCTTGGCAAGCTCAAGTGCAGATGAACGCAGTGACACCAGAGCGGCAGGTGACTGATTCAGCCGCTACTCAACTCCATAAGTCTCCTGATAGTCCAGCTAGAAAATATTGAGCTGAACATATCCTCTAGCACAAATGCAGCCCTGAACTTCATCAGTTCAGGGCTGCATTCGTAAGAGTGAATTTAGCAAGCCAATTTTGTCTGTTTCCAGAAGCGTCTTAGAGGCCCTTACTCAGCTCTTGGAGCCTCAGATTTGCAGGAAAGCTACCCTCTTCTTTAATGCGGTGAATATCAGCTTCAGAGAAAGACCAATTAAGCTTCTGCGACAGAATTCTAACAACATCGCCCCGATCGATCAGCCCCTCAACGGCCCCGGTGGGGGCAAGCACAACCAGATAGGGTAAGCCTTGGGTTTCAAGTGTGTCGATCACTGCACAGAGTGGTGCTATAGGAGCAATCGTTATCAGCTCGCTCATCGGGTGCAGAATGTACCTTAAGGTTTCGCTGTCCCACAGACTCCGCTCAACCGGTTGCAGATCATTGGCAGTCACAAAGCCTTTGTAGCGCCCGTCTGCAGTGATGAAATAGATAGGCATTGGCCGATTGCCGAGCAGATACTCGTCAGCAAAGCGGCGCAGACTCAGATTTGCGTCGAGAACGCGAAACTCGCGGCTCATGCTCTCTGAAGCTGTGATTTGGCTCAGACTCTGCTGAACTTCACTGAGCCGACTATAGGCACTGGCGTTGTTGAAGATAAACCAGCCAATGAAGGCAATCCACAGCCCACCACTGAGAGAACCAAATAAGCTGCCAGCAACACCTAGAGCAATGGCAGCTAGGCCTAATAATTTGCCAGTTCGAGCTGCCCAACGAATGCCAGTGAAGCGATTGCCTGTGAGTTGCCAAACAGCAGCTTTGAGAATCTGCCCCCCATCTAAGGGCAAACCTGGAATCAGATTAAACAGAGCTAAGACTAGATTGATATGCCAGAGATTATCAATAACTTCCCAGGCCGGAGTGCCCGTTGGCAGTTGTTGACCGAGAACCCAACCGAACAAGCCTAAGCCAATACTCACGCAAGGACCTGCTGCCGCTACCCAAAAAGCAGCTGCGGGATTGGGCGATTCTTTGTCAATTGAAGCGATGCCGCCAAACAAAAACAGGGTGATCGAGTCGACGCCTAATCCCTGAGAGCGGGCGACCAAACTATGGCCCAGCTCGTGCAGTAGCACCGAGGCAAACAGCATCAAAGCAGCAACCAAACCAGTGCCCCAAGCCAGGGCAGGACCCCAGCCTGGGTAGCGACCGGAAAATTCGATGCCATAGGAGAATGTCAGCAAGCCCAGGATGGCAAACCAGGAGTAGTCAACCCTAAGGGGAATGCCAAGGAGGGAGCCAACCTGAAAAGAACTTGCAGACGCCATGTTAAATGAAGAACCTTTAGAAGCCTTTTGCCATAAACTGGGCAGCTCTGCCACGCAACGGTGCTGATGCACGCTGAGGCAGGTTGCAAGCGGGATAGTGAGAAATGGACTGCTGCGAATTGTGTTGCGTTTGAGTGCGAAGTTTTAACGCAGAGCCCACAACAACAAAAGCCAATGCCGACAGCGAAATTACTTCCATGGTACCGTCTCCTTTCTATATGCCTCGTCTATAAAAATTGAATCTGAGTTTGAAGCTGAACCAAGACCTCAAAGTCGGAATGACTATGAGTTAATACTATCCTCAGTCTAGGCAGGTTAGCTAGTCCCCATCCCCTGTCGCGAGGGTGAGATTACCCCCTACTCGGGTTCGGCTCAGCAACGGCCACAGGGCCTGCGTTAAGTTGCAAGGCGTAGAGGTTAGCGTAGATGCCCTGCTGGACAATTAACTCGGCGTGAGTTCCTCGCTCGACAATCTGGCCCTGTTGAATCACCAGTACCTGGTCAGCCTGAGTAACGGTGCTCAAGCGATGGGCAATTACGAAGCTGGTCCGACCAGCTAGCAAGCGGCTAAGGGCAGCCTGAACCAAGGCTTCGGTTCGAGTATCGATGCTGCTGGTCGCCTCATCCAGGATGAGAATGCGTGGATCAACCAGCACGGCACGGGCGATGCTAATCAGTTGGCGTTGGCCCTGGCTGAGGTTTGCACCTCGCTCTCCCAAGCGTGTGGCATAGCCTTGAGGTAACTGCGTGATGAACTCGTGGACGTTGGCGACTTGAGCCGCAGCTTCAATTTCAGCCTGGCTGATTTCAGGACGGCCAAAGGCAATATTCTCAGCCACACTGCCGCTGAACAGCAGATTGTCTTGGAGCACCAGTCCCATTTGACGGCGCAGACTGGTTTGAGTCACCTTGCGCACGTCAACCCCGTCGATGGTGAGCGAACCAGCCGACACATCGTAGAAGCGCAGAATTAAGTTAATCAGGGTGCTTTTGCCTGCGCCTGTAGGACCGACTAAGGCGATCATCTGACCCGGCTTGGCATGCAGGTTGATATCTTGAAGCACGAACTGCTCTGAACTGTAGCTGAAATCAACTTGGTTAAAGCGAACCTCTCCTTGAATCGGTGGCATCTCAAAAGCGTCCGCTGCATCTCTTAATTGAGATGGTTCATCCAGTAGTTTGAAAATGCGCTCAGCGCCTGCCAAAGCTGATTGGGCTTGGGTATAGAACTGACTCAAAATCTGGATTGGGCGAAAAAACTGCTGAACGTAGAGTAGAAAAGCCGTGACGGTGCCAACAGTTGCATCGCCGCTCACCGTTAGATAGCCGCCATAGGCTAGTACAGCAGCTGTTGCCAGGGTATTGAGAAAGTCAATCGAAGGTAAGAAAGCTGCGGTAATCGCGACCGCTTGCACATTGGCATCGCGATTAGCCGCATTGAGGGTACTGAATTCCTGAATATTGAGTTGTACCCGGTTAAAGGCTTGAGCTTCGCGCACGCTGCCAATGTCTTCTTCCAGCTTGGTAGACAGATTGCCAATGGTCTTACGAGTGACCCGAAATCTAGCTCTCGCCCAACGGGCAAATAGACCGGTCGTGCCAATCATCAAGGGAACGATCAAGTTGCTGACCAAACCCAAACGTAAGTTGATCAACAGCATTGCCAGGACAATACCAATCAGACTGAAGAAGTTACCCAGCATTTGAGCAATAGTTTGACCAAAGGCTTGGTTAATGACGCTCACGTCATTGATCAAGCGGCTCATTAAATCACCCGCTTCGCTGCGGTCAAAGAAGCTGAGGGGTAAACTCTGGACTTTGGCAAAAATATCCTGACGCAATTGGGCTAGCATATGCTGCACAATCCAGCCCACTCGATAAATCTGTGCCCGGATTGCGACAACTCCCCCAACGTAAATTGCGGTCAGTAGCACCAACATAGCCAGCAGCCCTGGCAAGTTACCGGCGCTGATCAGATTATCTACAGACCAACCCACTAGAAATGGTCCAATTGCTTGAGTAGAGGCACCGGTCGCAACCAGAAGCAGTGCTGTCACGACCTGTGAGCGATAGGGACGGAGGTATTGCAACAGGCGTAGTAAGGTTGAAATTTGCTGTGTAGCCTTTTGATCCGCGGCAAGAATAGGTCCGGGGCTCCTCATGGCAATGCTCCTCAAGCAGTGGCTGGTTGCTTGACCTGGGATTCCAGAATCAAGCCGTAGAGTGGGCTAGTTCGCATCAATTCATCATGGGTTCCTTGCGCTACTAACCGACCTTGGTCCATCAGCAAAATTCGATCGGCATGCCGCACCGTGCTAATGCGTTGAGCAATCACAAGGGCAGTACAGGTTTTGTGACGCATCAAATTGTCAAGGGCTGTTTGAATCTGAGCGGCAGTTTGGGCATCAACTGCAGAAGTACTATCGTCCAAAATTAAGATGCGGTAGTCAGTCAGCAACGTGCGGGCGATAGCAATGCGCTGCTTTTGTCCACCGGAAAGACCGACTCCTCGCTCACCTACCAGTGTCTCGTAGCCTTCTGGCAAACTGGTAATGAATTCATGAATTTGCGCAGTTTTAGCAGCTTCAATAACCTCTTCCAGACTAGCCTGTGATTTAGCATAGGCAATGTTGTCGCGCAGGCTACCAGAGAAGAGAGTCGTCTCTTGAAACACAATGCCGATGTGAGCGCGCAGGCTTTCCAAAGTCAAATCACGTACATCCCGACCGTCAATACGTACGGCTCCCGCTGTGACATCGTAGAAGCGGGGAATCAGGTTCATGATCGTACTTTTGCCTGAGCCTGTCATGCCCAGGATGGCAATCAGCTCTTTGGATTTGGTCTCAAATGAGATGCCTTTGAGTGCTTCAGTAGTTGAACCGGGATAGCGAAAATGCACATTCTCGAAGGTAATACGACCTGCACAATGTTCGAAAGGAACTGCATCGGGTCGATTACCAATCTCAATTGTGGCATCAACAACTTCGTAGACACGATCGGCAGAAGCGGCTGCTTGAGCAATTACAGGAGCGGCAAATCCTACTAATAGAATTGGCTGTAAAATCAGTAATAAATAGGAATTGAAGGCAACTAGCTCGCCAATTGTAAATCGGCCCCTAATTACCTCGGCTCCCCCATAGCCTACGACTGCCAGGGTAATGAGATTGCTAAGCAGAAAAATCAGTGGAAACGTGTTGCGAATCGCGCTAATGGCCTGCATGTTTACCCTGATCAACTCATTATTGAGTTGGCTGTAGCGTACCGTTTCAGTCGCTTCGCGAGCAAATGCCTTAACAACGCGCACACCGACCAAGTTTTCTTGCAAGACTGCGTTGAGATCACCCAAGCGCTCTTGAGCGAGTCCGAAAATGGTTTGATTCTGACTGAGAAATCGAACTAGAATGACCGCTGCTAGGGGTACCATCACCAACGTGATTAGGGCCAACTGCCAGTTCATCACCAGCAGAATAACCGCAGTGCTCACCAAAGTAACCACAGAGCCGACAACTTGAATCAAGCTGGTGCCAATGAAGGTGCGAATCAGCTCAACGTCACTGGTAATTCGGGTGAGAAGTTGTGAGGTTTGAGCCTGATCGTGATAACTGAAGCTGAGATTTTGAATTTTTTTGAAAATGCCGTTGCGCAGATCGTAAGCAACACTCTGGGACGCTTGCTCTGCCCAAAAACTTTGGCCAAAATTGAATAGTCCTCTTCCTAGAGCGACCAGAACCATCGCGGCGGAGCAGTAGAGAACGATTTGTAGATCCTGCCGAGCAATACCTTGGTCAATCCCCCAACGAAAAAGCTGGGGCGTAATCGCGTTCGCTGCTGTCAACAGCAGCAAACTTAGAGCTGCACCGAACACAATTAGCCAGTAAGCCTTCAGGCTACTCAGAACGCGTTGGAGTGAATGCATAAACCTGAATCTCCTCCACTCAAGAAAACGTGAAGCTGATCATTTGGCAGGGCTGAGTCAGTCTAGAACTTCTCGACTCAAAGTTTGCATGGCCTCTGGACTAACACTAGATCTGGCGCCTAACACAGGTGTCAGTGCGCATCACCCTATCACGCCTACCTGCTGTGATGGTTCTCTACCCCTCAATGTCTTAACCAATCCCTAATTGGAAAGACAAAGAAAGTAAATTTTAGGTGCAGTGGCTGTTTAGATTTCAACAAAAAAGTCAACAAAAAACGAGATTGAAACAGCACGATGCAAGAAATATGGTGATTATTCGCGGCTGTCTTTGCCTGACCCCACTTAAAAACTTGACCCCTTAAACTATTTCTATAGTAAGAGAATTCCGTAATTTTACAGATCTTTGCTCTACAGAGTTTTTTTCTTTTAGAGAATTACTCGGTTGCCATGTTCTTGGTATGAATAAGCACATAAAAATGAGCAAAAAATGAACATGCATTAACCTGTTGATTTGAGCTTGAAACGGCCCATCCTAGAAAAGACAGGTCCCATGAGCCAACCCCCTAAGCTCCTCGATCCAATTTTCAAGAACTAAGCGCTTAGCCGATTGCACGAACAGTATATTTTTTGAAAATGCTACACATTCTTCTTCTCGCTGCTAACATCTTCATTGCGACTTCTTATTTTATAATCGCATTTCTGATTTTTCGAGGCCTCATTCGCGGGCACCAACATCTCTTGAATAATCCACTGGTGCTAGCGACATCAGCGATCTTCTTGACCTGTGGTTTTGGTCACACCGGTCATGTCTTGATGAGTGCAGAAGCTGGTCATCAAGCCCCATCAACTCTGCTTAAACTACAAGTTGGTATTGATATTGTAACTGCAATGGTTGGCATTACTTATCTCACCCTACGTCGGCATTATTCTCTTTTGATCGATGGGCCATTAATATTAGCGCAAACCCGGAGTCAATTAGCTGAGGCAAATTTAAAATTAGGTAAAGTCAATACGAATTTAGAGACTTTAGTTGCTGAGCGTACTGCTGAATTGTTGCAAATCAATGGGAGATTGGAAGGCGAGATTCTAGAACGGCAGCAAGTTGAGAGGGCTTTGAGAGAAAAGCAAGAACTTCTACGTTTAGTGCTAGACAACATTCCTCAGCAGATCTTTTGGAAAGATACTAACTCAGTCTATTTAGGTTGCAATAAAACCTGGGCACAGGCGGTAGGAATCGGTAGTGTAGAAGAGGTAATCGGCAAAACAGACTTTGAACTATCTCACGTATTAAAACCAAATGAATCTAGTTACAAGCAAGATTGGCGTGTCATTGATACAGATACAGCTGAATTGCATGTAATTGAGCAAAAAACCAAGGCTGACGGAAAGCAGGACTGGCATGACGTTAGCAGAGTTCCTATTCATGATTCTTCTGGTGCAGTGGTCGGTATATTATGCACCATGGAGGATATTACGGAACGCAAACAAGCTGAAGAAGCATTGCGCAAAAGCATGGCAACTAATCGAGCCTTGCTTGATGCTATGCCAGACTCTATGTTCCGCATCAGTAAAGACGGTGTGTTTGTAAATTTTAAGGCTGCTAAGGATAGTGAATTTCCGTTACCTCCTTGCGAGTTTTTAGGTAAGCACATCTGTGAGGTTTTTCCTGTAGCTGTTGGGAAGCCAGCGATGCAGTGTATCGAACAGGCCTTACTGACTCAGGAAATTCAAATCTTTGAGTACAGGCTTGTAAATAAGGGGCTACGTGAGTACGAAGCTCGAATTGTGGTTAGTGCAGAGGATGAAGTCATCGCCATTGTGCGAGATATCACCGAACGCAAGCGTGCGGAGAATAAACTCGTTAAAACCTTGGAAAAGGAGAGGGAGCTTAGCAAACTTAAATCTGATTTTGTGACAATGACCTCTCATGAGTTTCGTACTCCACTGAGCATCATTTTGTGCTCAGCCGAGTTGCTAGAGCACTACAGCCACAAATGGACTGAGCAGAGAAAATTAGAGCATTTTCATCGTATTCAAGCAGTTGTTAAGTATATCACTCAGCTTCTAGACGGTGTACTGGTTATCGGTCAGGCGGAGGCGGGCAAGCTGGAGTTTAAGCCGGTTTCAATAGATCTAGTGAAGTTCTGTCGTAGCCTAGTTGAGGAAGTTCAGCTAAGTATCGCCATCAAGCATAAGCTCACCTTTACAAGCCAGATTCAAACGATGAAGGCCTTGGTCGATGAAAAATTGCTGAGGCATATCCTCAGCAATCTACTCTCCAATTCAGTTAAATATTCTGCTGAAGGTAGTGAAGTTAAACTTGAACTGACTTATGACAATAGCAGCGCAGTTTTCGAGATTCGAGACTCCGGTATTGGCATTCCTTTGGTGGATCAAAAACGTCTG of Leptolyngbya sp. FACHB-261 contains these proteins:
- a CDS encoding ABC transporter ATP-binding protein, whose product is MRSPGPILAADQKATQQISTLLRLLQYLRPYRSQVVTALLLVATGASTQAIGPFLVGWSVDNLISAGNLPGLLAMLVLLTAIYVGGVVAIRAQIYRVGWIVQHMLAQLRQDIFAKVQSLPLSFFDRSEAGDLMSRLINDVSVINQAFGQTIAQMLGNFFSLIGIVLAMLLINLRLGLVSNLIVPLMIGTTGLFARWARARFRVTRKTIGNLSTKLEEDIGSVREAQAFNRVQLNIQEFSTLNAANRDANVQAVAITAAFLPSIDFLNTLATAAVLAYGGYLTVSGDATVGTVTAFLLYVQQFFRPIQILSQFYTQAQSALAGAERIFKLLDEPSQLRDAADAFEMPPIQGEVRFNQVDFSYSSEQFVLQDINLHAKPGQMIALVGPTGAGKSTLINLILRFYDVSAGSLTIDGVDVRKVTQTSLRRQMGLVLQDNLLFSGSVAENIAFGRPEISQAEIEAAAQVANVHEFITQLPQGYATRLGERGANLSQGQRQLISIARAVLVDPRILILDEATSSIDTRTEALVQAALSRLLAGRTSFVIAHRLSTVTQADQVLVIQQGQIVERGTHAELIVQQGIYANLYALQLNAGPVAVAEPNPSRG
- a CDS encoding ChaN family lipoprotein codes for the protein MRWLLTLLLCSGLWLPSLVAMAEPLRLPERQGQSAEQVITDLAKAQVVYLGETHDSVEDHRAQLEILEQLYQRQPRLAIGLEMFQRPFQPQLDRYRRGEITLEQLRQLSEYDQRWGFDWQLIVPILEFARQHNLPLIALNAPIELTRMVARQGLAAVSPELRGQLPREIQVDRDGPYRAWLQRSFEAHAPNTRRSAAFTNFLTAQILWDETMAETVADTVRAQPQGLVVVLAGSSHIAYGFGIPSRVARRLPDVRQRSVLLSVGAVPDLPQPVSQSVADYLWRP
- a CDS encoding ADP-ribosylglycohydrolase family protein, coding for MKSSLRNRFRGAFCGALVGEAYGVLAEYQQPLSPRRTVSSSQREIVLQSQQLAQIYAASLIRKGDVDPQDLGEQLVHWRQSAPSLSGNVPRPGEPAIAETLLDEATTAAISRLRAGIPWHQASGTGTTARALPGLARIVPVALFFHENLAVLREKVYQTVVLTHNTLDAWYGALAIAHAIAIALRNELEPERLLPRTLEYLQDEAAPLSARLQDAQALLEAGADLETARLRLPLHQDPAAIIALAFYCFLSTPDDFSLSIRRAVRCGNPASILASLCGGLSGAYNGWTDVPVSWRLRYATEPVALADQLLATWAGAYTVLPVQEAVPLPMAPVAAPGILRPRFKAT
- a CDS encoding ABC transporter ATP-binding protein; translation: MHSLQRVLSSLKAYWLIVFGAALSLLLLTAANAITPQLFRWGIDQGIARQDLQIVLYCSAAMVLVALGRGLFNFGQSFWAEQASQSVAYDLRNGIFKKIQNLSFSYHDQAQTSQLLTRITSDVELIRTFIGTSLIQVVGSVVTLVSTAVILLVMNWQLALITLVMVPLAAVILVRFLSQNQTIFGLAQERLGDLNAVLQENLVGVRVVKAFAREATETVRYSQLNNELIRVNMQAISAIRNTFPLIFLLSNLITLAVVGYGGAEVIRGRFTIGELVAFNSYLLLILQPILLVGFAAPVIAQAAASADRVYEVVDATIEIGNRPDAVPFEHCAGRITFENVHFRYPGSTTEALKGISFETKSKELIAILGMTGSGKSTIMNLIPRFYDVTAGAVRIDGRDVRDLTLESLRAHIGIVFQETTLFSGSLRDNIAYAKSQASLEEVIEAAKTAQIHEFITSLPEGYETLVGERGVGLSGGQKQRIAIARTLLTDYRILILDDSTSAVDAQTAAQIQTALDNLMRHKTCTALVIAQRISTVRHADRILLMDQGRLVAQGTHDELMRTSPLYGLILESQVKQPATA
- a CDS encoding homocysteine biosynthesis protein, which produces MATIAEINEKIQQRKARVLTVEELKARVAEVGTAQTAREVDVITTGTFEPMESSGAILNLGQTDPPIKIRSCWLDGVLAYTGFGAVDLYLGAAQEAEAEEGSPRRGGGHVIADLIAGKSVNLRAIAQPTDCYPRGSFETTINRDTINQFYLFNPRNLYQNFIVGVNGGDRPLYTYLGPLQPRLGNAVYANPGALSPLLNDPDLRAVGVGSRIFLGGGIGYIAWEGTQHFPLQKRLPNRTPIGPAATVALIGDARQMSSEWVRGCYFRGYGPSLMLGVGLPLPVLDETVVAQAAVQDQDLVAPVMDFSIPRRVRPTFGLVSYAQLKSGRITIDGRAVRTAPLASIPLSRAVAETLKSWIEAGEFLLSEPIAPLPTDRVFIPQDSRGADLRLE
- a CDS encoding PAS domain-containing sensor histidine kinase; translation: MLHILLLAANIFIATSYFIIAFLIFRGLIRGHQHLLNNPLVLATSAIFLTCGFGHTGHVLMSAEAGHQAPSTLLKLQVGIDIVTAMVGITYLTLRRHYSLLIDGPLILAQTRSQLAEANLKLGKVNTNLETLVAERTAELLQINGRLEGEILERQQVERALREKQELLRLVLDNIPQQIFWKDTNSVYLGCNKTWAQAVGIGSVEEVIGKTDFELSHVLKPNESSYKQDWRVIDTDTAELHVIEQKTKADGKQDWHDVSRVPIHDSSGAVVGILCTMEDITERKQAEEALRKSMATNRALLDAMPDSMFRISKDGVFVNFKAAKDSEFPLPPCEFLGKHICEVFPVAVGKPAMQCIEQALLTQEIQIFEYRLVNKGLREYEARIVVSAEDEVIAIVRDITERKRAENKLVKTLEKERELSKLKSDFVTMTSHEFRTPLSIILCSAELLEHYSHKWTEQRKLEHFHRIQAVVKYITQLLDGVLVIGQAEAGKLEFKPVSIDLVKFCRSLVEEVQLSIAIKHKLTFTSQIQTMKALVDEKLLRHILSNLLSNSVKYSAEGSEVKLELTYDNSSAVFEIRDSGIGIPLVDQKRLFESFHRASNVGTISGTGLGLAIVKRSVDLHGGQITFNSKVGVGTKFTVMIPLK
- a CDS encoding site-2 protease family protein — encoded protein: MASASSFQVGSLLGIPLRVDYSWFAILGLLTFSYGIEFSGRYPGWGPALAWGTGLVAALMLFASVLLHELGHSLVARSQGLGVDSITLFLFGGIASIDKESPNPAAAFWVAAAGPCVSIGLGLFGWVLGQQLPTGTPAWEVIDNLWHINLVLALFNLIPGLPLDGGQILKAAVWQLTGNRFTGIRWAARTGKLLGLAAIALGVAGSLFGSLSGGLWIAFIGWFIFNNASAYSRLSEVQQSLSQITASESMSREFRVLDANLSLRRFADEYLLGNRPMPIYFITADGRYKGFVTANDLQPVERSLWDSETLRYILHPMSELITIAPIAPLCAVIDTLETQGLPYLVVLAPTGAVEGLIDRGDVVRILSQKLNWSFSEADIHRIKEEGSFPANLRLQELSKGL